In Longimicrobiaceae bacterium, a single window of DNA contains:
- a CDS encoding endonuclease/exonuclease/phosphatase family protein, producing MTNPSACDSGDARLRIHPHLPPDARPATALRFTGDARPATPSLYAVDAQPCANRSISADARRGATSRISADARRWVGAACVALLTLACAHTTAAQATTRKHAAARRPYAALPPVVLDGRWDDWQGIPAAATGTSEDAAALPLGIREIRVRHDARNVFFYFEFARPVVPQGLDGTVALHLNADGDSSTGVTLDGLRGVDLSVVLSPSGPSPESTPSGAQVWQHPATGPTFAAPADTAGVMLAPSYASDRLELQIARGTPAGPEGMRIFTGGTFRARAVAYSHAQPLHRGPPSFSYALTPAATRPTPRGHASADPLARAPGTSFRLLSWNVNGAGLRRNPEPFIRALAAIRPDVVLLDEVLPADRTLVDTLLAAIPGTGAWHVVFGEAGGRQRGVIASRRPVAGAASLARIPYPDSISAVFRDAPQATVNDTPTGDGVPTAGAVVTVDGRRLLLATVDLKCCGTGAGSPEDRIRRIEARAMADALRPAARAERADAVIVAGDYNLVGSRAPLDVMRGNAADGDSFAVSDAPRLDGLSYATWARPRNRFAPGRLDYHLYTPAALHVLDAFAFDTADLSPRWLAAHGLRAGDSVAASGHRPVVSDFAWGPAAR from the coding sequence ATGACCAACCCCTCGGCCTGCGATTCGGGAGATGCGCGGCTCCGCATCCACCCACATCTCCCGCCAGATGCGCGGCCTGCGACGGCACTGCGGTTCACTGGAGATGCACGGCCGGCGACGCCATCGCTGTATGCGGTAGATGCGCAGCCTTGCGCGAACCGCAGCATCTCCGCCGATGCGCGGCGGGGCGCAACGAGCCGCATCTCTGCGGATGCGCGGCGGTGGGTCGGTGCCGCGTGCGTCGCGCTGCTGACGCTCGCATGCGCTCATACGACCGCGGCGCAGGCGACGACGCGGAAGCATGCGGCGGCTCGCCGACCGTACGCTGCGCTTCCCCCCGTCGTGCTGGACGGGCGATGGGACGACTGGCAGGGCATTCCGGCCGCGGCGACGGGCACCTCCGAAGACGCCGCGGCGCTTCCGCTGGGCATCCGCGAGATCCGCGTCCGCCACGATGCGCGGAACGTCTTCTTCTACTTCGAGTTCGCGCGTCCGGTCGTGCCGCAGGGGCTGGACGGCACCGTCGCGCTGCACCTAAACGCCGATGGCGACTCGTCTACCGGCGTCACGTTGGACGGGCTGCGCGGCGTGGACCTCTCCGTCGTGCTCTCACCCTCCGGTCCGAGCCCGGAGTCCACCCCGTCCGGGGCGCAGGTGTGGCAGCACCCGGCGACGGGACCCACCTTCGCCGCCCCAGCCGACACCGCGGGCGTGATGCTCGCGCCCAGCTACGCGTCCGACCGGCTGGAGTTGCAGATCGCGCGCGGCACGCCGGCGGGACCAGAGGGGATGCGCATCTTCACCGGCGGCACGTTCCGGGCGCGCGCCGTCGCGTACAGCCACGCCCAGCCGCTGCATCGCGGCCCGCCGTCGTTCTCGTACGCGCTCACGCCCGCGGCCACGCGCCCCACGCCGCGCGGCCACGCATCCGCGGACCCGCTCGCCCGCGCGCCGGGCACGTCGTTCCGCCTGCTCTCGTGGAACGTGAACGGCGCGGGGCTGCGCCGGAATCCCGAGCCTTTCATCCGTGCCCTGGCCGCGATCCGCCCGGATGTCGTCCTGCTCGACGAGGTGCTCCCCGCGGACCGCACGCTCGTGGACACGCTGCTCGCCGCCATCCCCGGCACCGGCGCGTGGCACGTCGTCTTCGGCGAGGCGGGCGGGCGGCAGCGCGGAGTGATCGCCAGCCGCCGGCCGGTCGCTGGCGCAGCCTCGCTGGCCCGCATCCCTTATCCCGACTCCATCTCCGCCGTCTTCCGCGACGCGCCCCAAGCCACGGTGAACGACACGCCCACCGGCGACGGCGTCCCCACGGCGGGCGCGGTGGTCACGGTAGATGGACGGCGGCTCCTCCTCGCCACGGTCGATCTCAAATGCTGCGGCACCGGCGCCGGCTCGCCCGAGGACCGCATCCGCCGCATCGAGGCGCGGGCGATGGCGGACGCGCTGCGCCCCGCCGCCCGCGCGGAGCGTGCGGACGCCGTGATCGTCGCGGGCGACTACAACCTCGTCGGCTCGCGCGCGCCGCTGGACGTGATGCGCGGGAACGCGGCGGACGGCGACTCCTTCGCCGTCTCGGACGCGCCGCGGCTGGACGGGCTGTCGTACGCCACGTGGGCCCGGCCGCGCAACCGCTTCGCCCCGGGGCGGCTGGATTATCACCTCTACACCCCCGCCGCCCTCCACGTCCTCGACGCCTTCGCGTTCGACACGGCCGACCTCTCGCCGCGCTGGCTGGCGGCGCACGGCCTGCGCGCGGGCGATTCCGTCGCGGCATCGGGCCACCGCCCCGTGGTGTCGGACTTCGCGTGGGGACCGGCCGCGCGATGA
- a CDS encoding ABC transporter ATP-binding protein, whose amino-acid sequence MTCVIDARGVAKEYPYEGDAVHALRGVDFRVDAGEWVSIVGPSGCGKSSLLNVLAGIDPPSAGTVELLGRPLHALGEAERSSLRLREVGFVFQRFHLLAVLTAAENVELPMAEAGVPARERRERSRELLEYVGLGHRVRHRPPNLSGGEQQRVAIARALANQPRVLFADEPTGELDRRTGEEIIALFRRLNADGTTLVVVTHDAKVAESARRVVEMADGLVVRDTSSDPAQ is encoded by the coding sequence ATGACGTGCGTGATCGATGCGCGCGGCGTCGCCAAGGAGTACCCGTACGAGGGCGACGCCGTGCACGCCCTGCGCGGCGTGGATTTCCGGGTCGATGCGGGCGAGTGGGTGTCCATCGTGGGCCCGTCCGGCTGCGGCAAGAGCTCGCTGCTGAACGTGCTGGCGGGCATCGACCCGCCGTCGGCCGGTACGGTGGAGCTGCTGGGCCGCCCCCTGCACGCGCTGGGCGAGGCGGAGCGCTCCAGCCTGCGGCTGCGCGAGGTGGGCTTCGTCTTCCAGCGCTTCCACCTGCTGGCCGTGCTCACCGCGGCCGAGAACGTGGAGCTGCCCATGGCCGAGGCCGGCGTGCCCGCCCGCGAGCGGCGCGAACGGTCGCGCGAGCTGCTGGAGTACGTGGGCCTGGGCCACCGCGTGCGCCACCGGCCGCCCAACCTGAGCGGCGGCGAGCAGCAGCGCGTGGCCATCGCCCGCGCGCTCGCCAACCAGCCGCGCGTGCTGTTCGCCGACGAGCCCACGGGCGAGCTTGACCGCCGCACGGGCGAGGAGATCATCGCGCTCTTCCGCCGCCTCAACGCCGACGGCACCACGCTCGTGGTCGTCACGCACGACGCCAAGGTCGCCGAAAGCGCCCGCCGAGTCGTCGAGATGGCCGACGGCCTCGTCGTCCGCGACACATCTTCCGATCCCGCCCAATGA
- a CDS encoding ABC transporter permease, with translation MIVSSFLRTLFRRKGRTALALSGIAVSAALLLDMTMLASGLTDSFGDLLGQSGYALRVTPKGILPFDSEAAIRDATAVTRRIAAVPGVKAVAPVLGAQFFAVRADGAGEPLFTIGIDPRAPQFLYRLTSGRQPGPGEVVISAPMAEKDGLRVGSTLPLAGSMDPSLGRPRGTATYRVSGVGDFLYNYAGQRSLAMDIAEVRRLTSRGDEASLFGVAARDGVDDGDLARRISAAVPSVSTYSTREMMGEMDKRLLYFRQMATILGSIALVVTALLVSTIITIGVRERFGEIATLRAIGVRPRRILLAIVVEGLALAGIGCALGLPLGLWMAGRLDRILLAFPGLPANLTFFSWNAPRVAAAMCTVAAIGALAGGLPGWTAVRAPLGLALREEAE, from the coding sequence GTCTGACGGACTCGTTCGGCGACCTGCTGGGGCAGAGCGGCTACGCGCTGCGGGTCACGCCGAAGGGCATCCTCCCGTTCGACAGCGAGGCGGCGATCCGCGACGCGACCGCCGTCACCCGCCGCATCGCCGCGGTGCCGGGAGTGAAGGCCGTGGCACCGGTGCTGGGCGCGCAGTTCTTCGCCGTGCGGGCGGACGGCGCGGGCGAGCCGCTGTTCACCATCGGCATAGACCCGCGCGCGCCGCAGTTCCTCTACCGCCTCACATCCGGCCGCCAGCCGGGGCCGGGCGAGGTGGTCATCAGCGCGCCGATGGCGGAGAAGGACGGGCTCCGCGTGGGCAGCACGCTTCCGCTGGCGGGCAGCATGGACCCGTCGCTCGGGCGGCCGCGCGGGACGGCGACGTACCGCGTGAGCGGCGTGGGCGACTTCCTCTACAACTACGCCGGCCAGCGCTCGCTCGCGATGGACATCGCCGAAGTGCGCCGCCTCACCAGCAGGGGAGACGAGGCGTCGCTGTTCGGCGTCGCGGCGCGCGACGGGGTCGACGACGGCGACCTCGCCCGCCGCATCTCCGCCGCGGTGCCGAGTGTCTCCACGTACTCCACGCGCGAGATGATGGGCGAGATGGACAAGCGGCTGCTGTACTTCCGGCAGATGGCGACCATCCTGGGCAGCATCGCCCTCGTCGTCACCGCGCTGCTCGTCTCCACCATCATCACCATCGGCGTGCGCGAGCGGTTCGGCGAGATCGCGACGCTGCGGGCCATCGGCGTGCGGCCGCGGCGCATCCTGCTCGCCATCGTGGTGGAGGGCCTGGCGCTGGCGGGCATCGGCTGCGCGCTGGGGCTGCCGCTGGGTCTGTGGATGGCGGGCCGGCTGGACCGCATCCTCCTCGCCTTCCCCGGCCTGCCAGCGAACCTGACCTTCTTCTCGTGGAACGCCCCGCGCGTGGCCGCGGCGATGTGCACCGTGGCCGCCATCGGCGCGCTCGCCGGCGGCCTTCCCGGCTGGACCGCCGTCCGCGCCCCCCTGGGCCTCGCCCTCCGCGAGGAAGCCGAATGA